One genomic window of uncultured Erythrobacter sp. includes the following:
- a CDS encoding rhodanese-like domain-containing protein produces MRRVLLPLTLTALAITACAPEKEGKDKEHAPLPFGYELASAKAASDFTESAVIDLAAEELAAMQANGTVRLIDIRTAEEVAEGSIAGAEHIAMDEFDPAVLDQADDREVVLYCRSGRRSRLLGEKLAAQTGKPIKHLSGGIVAWRAADRD; encoded by the coding sequence ATGCGACGCGTGCTCCTCCCCCTTACCCTCACAGCGCTGGCGATCACCGCCTGCGCGCCGGAAAAAGAGGGCAAGGACAAGGAGCACGCACCGCTGCCATTCGGTTATGAGCTGGCATCGGCAAAGGCGGCTTCGGATTTCACCGAAAGCGCAGTCATCGACTTAGCAGCTGAAGAATTGGCTGCGATGCAGGCCAATGGGACCGTCCGGCTGATCGATATCCGCACGGCAGAAGAGGTCGCGGAGGGCTCGATTGCCGGGGCCGAACACATCGCAATGGATGAATTCGATCCTGCAGTGCTGGACCAGGCAGATGACCGCGAAGTCGTTCTTTATTGCCGTTCTGGACGCCGATCGCGCCTGCTTGGCGAGAAGCTTGCGGCCCAAACCGGCAAACCGATCAAACATTTAAGCGGCGGAATCGTCGCCTGGCGGGCCGCTGATCGGGACTGA
- a CDS encoding rhodanese-like domain-containing protein has product MIRNILFAPVLLLAVPALADEQVPASQAEQVDYAGFALLTEEVATLRAERLLTKDEFFARASADGALLLDTRSAAAFAQGHIKGAVNLPFSDFTADKLAKVIGDTDRPIYIYCNNNFSDDVVPVRTKMATLALNIPTFINLVGYGYSNVWELSGTMPMAEADWVSAEAG; this is encoded by the coding sequence ATGATCCGCAACATCCTGTTCGCTCCAGTGCTTTTGCTAGCTGTTCCGGCACTTGCCGACGAGCAGGTTCCGGCTTCGCAGGCGGAGCAAGTCGACTATGCCGGGTTCGCCCTGCTGACCGAAGAAGTCGCGACCCTGCGAGCCGAGCGGCTGCTTACCAAAGACGAGTTCTTTGCACGTGCAAGCGCAGACGGCGCTTTGTTGCTCGACACCCGATCGGCCGCCGCCTTTGCGCAAGGCCACATAAAGGGGGCTGTGAATTTGCCCTTTTCGGATTTCACAGCTGACAAACTGGCCAAGGTGATTGGCGACACTGACCGTCCGATCTACATCTACTGCAACAACAATTTCAGCGATGACGTTGTGCCGGTGCGGACCAAAATGGCGACGCTCGCGCTCAACATTCCGACCTTCATCAATCTGGTCGGGTACGGCTACAGCAACGTCTGGGAACTGAGCGGCACGATGCCGATGGCCGAGGCGGACTGGGTCTCAGCCGAAGCGGGCTAG
- the ruvB gene encoding Holliday junction branch migration DNA helicase RuvB encodes MTEPVPIHTPDRQPEDPDVALRPKSLAEFIGQEAARDNLRVFIDSAKSRGEAMDHTLFFGPPGLGKTTLAQIVAAELGVGFRATSGPVIAKAGDLAALLTNLEPHDVLFIDEIHRLNPVVEEVLYPAMEDRALDIIIGEGPSARSVRIDLPPFTLIGATTRQGLLTTPLRDRFGIPVRLNFYTHDELDLVVSRGARLLGLDIDSAGAREIARRSRGTPRVAGRLLRRVRDFAHVAGEGTVTRAAADQALTRLEIDRLGLDAMDRKYLSMIATTYKGGPVGVETLAAGLAEPRDTVEDVVEPYLIQLGLLARTARGRMLNDAGWEHLEMTPPTSPKPGNDQSGLFDQPD; translated from the coding sequence ATGACTGAACCCGTTCCCATCCATACCCCTGACCGGCAGCCTGAAGATCCTGATGTCGCTCTGCGGCCCAAGTCACTTGCCGAGTTCATCGGGCAAGAGGCGGCGCGGGATAACCTCCGCGTGTTCATCGACAGCGCGAAGTCGCGCGGTGAGGCGATGGACCATACCTTGTTCTTCGGCCCACCGGGGCTGGGTAAGACCACACTGGCTCAGATTGTTGCGGCTGAGCTGGGCGTGGGTTTTCGCGCGACCTCTGGCCCGGTGATTGCCAAGGCGGGCGATCTCGCCGCGCTGCTCACCAATCTCGAACCGCACGATGTCCTGTTCATCGACGAAATTCACCGCCTCAATCCGGTTGTCGAGGAAGTGCTCTACCCGGCGATGGAGGACCGTGCGCTCGATATCATCATCGGCGAAGGGCCATCGGCGCGCAGCGTGCGGATCGATCTGCCGCCGTTCACGCTGATCGGGGCGACCACGCGGCAAGGTCTGCTGACGACGCCATTGCGCGACCGATTCGGAATTCCGGTGCGGCTCAACTTCTACACTCATGACGAGCTCGACCTGGTGGTCAGCCGCGGTGCAAGGTTACTCGGGCTCGACATCGATTCCGCAGGCGCGCGCGAAATTGCGCGCCGGTCGCGCGGGACGCCGCGCGTTGCAGGACGCCTCCTGCGCCGGGTGCGCGACTTTGCCCATGTGGCGGGTGAAGGCACCGTGACCCGTGCCGCTGCCGATCAGGCGCTTACGCGGCTGGAGATCGACCGGCTTGGCCTCGACGCGATGGACCGCAAATATCTGTCCATGATCGCGACCACTTACAAAGGTGGACCGGTGGGCGTTGAAACGCTGGCGGCCGGTCTCGCTGAGCCGCGCGACACTGTCGAGGATGTGGTCGAGCCGTACCTGATACAGTTAGGCTTGCTCGCGCGCACCGCCCGCGGGCGGATGCTCAACGATGCGGGTTGGGAACATCTGGAAATGACGCCGCCAACGTCCCCAAAACCTGGAAACGATCAATCGGGATTGTTTGACCAGCCGGATTAA
- a CDS encoding DsrE family protein → MRPLFITAALLLASPAAAQDLSAFKTGPVFSDFGPHAPVPDTDFAIPEEMDLYIAFDVAKPAENGAINRTVESAARYVNMHNAAGVEPARVRAAVVVHGKGSMDLLTDAAWAARDKEGTNATGAIIPALVDNGVRIILCGQSAAAYGITKEDLVPGVELALSAMTAHAVLQRQGYTVNPF, encoded by the coding sequence ATGCGTCCACTCTTCATAACAGCCGCGCTGCTCCTTGCATCCCCCGCTGCCGCGCAAGACCTCTCGGCCTTCAAGACCGGCCCGGTCTTCAGTGATTTCGGCCCGCACGCGCCTGTGCCTGACACCGACTTCGCAATCCCGGAGGAGATGGACCTCTATATCGCCTTCGACGTCGCCAAGCCTGCCGAAAACGGTGCGATCAACCGCACCGTCGAAAGCGCGGCTCGCTATGTGAACATGCACAACGCTGCCGGGGTCGAGCCTGCACGCGTCCGGGCGGCTGTGGTGGTGCATGGCAAAGGCTCGATGGATTTGCTGACCGACGCGGCATGGGCCGCGCGCGACAAGGAAGGCACCAACGCCACCGGAGCGATCATTCCGGCGCTCGTCGATAACGGCGTGCGTATCATCCTGTGCGGGCAAAGCGCGGCCGCGTATGGCATCACCAAGGAAGACCTTGTCCCCGGTGTAGAACTGGCACTCTCCGCAATGACCGCACATGCCGTGCTGCAACGGCAGGGTTATACGGTAAACCCGTTCTGA
- the ruvA gene encoding Holliday junction branch migration protein RuvA, translating to MIAKLSGRLDETGEDWAIVDVQGVGYLVHCSTKTLAALGEIGEGCTIHTDLQVSENDMRLLGFAESAERDWFRLLTTVQGVGSKVALAILSALSTGEVRDACASGDAATVARANGVGPKLAGRIVNELKDKAGALPGGGMAGVPISAVSAAGSASADAVSALENLGFKPAVAAQAVARAQAELGEDAGEGELIRVALKRAAG from the coding sequence ATGATTGCAAAGCTATCAGGACGCCTCGACGAAACCGGCGAAGACTGGGCCATCGTCGATGTCCAGGGTGTCGGCTATCTCGTCCATTGCTCGACCAAGACACTCGCTGCTCTCGGAGAAATCGGCGAGGGGTGCACCATCCACACCGATTTGCAGGTCAGCGAGAACGACATGCGCCTGCTGGGCTTCGCCGAAAGCGCCGAGCGCGACTGGTTCCGCCTGCTGACGACAGTTCAGGGTGTTGGCAGCAAGGTCGCGCTGGCGATCCTCTCGGCGCTTTCGACCGGCGAAGTGCGCGATGCCTGCGCTTCCGGAGATGCGGCAACGGTGGCGCGAGCGAACGGGGTCGGGCCAAAGTTGGCCGGGCGGATCGTGAATGAGTTGAAGGACAAGGCCGGCGCGCTACCGGGCGGCGGCATGGCCGGTGTGCCGATCAGCGCGGTGTCGGCGGCAGGCAGCGCAAGCGCCGATGCGGTGAGCGCTTTGGAGAACCTCGGCTTCAAACCTGCTGTGGCAGCACAGGCTGTCGCGCGGGCGCAGGCGGAACTGGGTGAAGATGCGGGCGAGGGCGAGCTGATCCGCGTGGCGCTGAAGAGGGCTGCCGGGTGA
- the aroC gene encoding chorismate synthase, giving the protein MSWNTFGRVLRFTTWGESHGPGLGAVLDGCPPGLSLTTKDIQPFMDARKPGQNKFTTQRKEADLVKILSGVFEDTTTGTPIHLMIENTDQRSKDYSEIAKSYRPGHADYTYDAKYGIRDYRGGGRSSARETAARVAAGAVARLIIPEVKITAYVCELGGDAIDRDAIDLKQIDQNPFFCPDSWAAKRWEEKVDKARKDGSSLGAVVECVAEGVPAGWGAPVYGKLDSDLAAAMMTINATKGVEIGDGFEAARLTGEQNADAMTPGEDGKPIYASNHAGGTAGGISTGQPVVCRVAFKPTSSILTPVDSMTSDGEATQVRTKGRHDPCVGIRGTPVVEAMMALVLADHKLLHRAQVAKR; this is encoded by the coding sequence ATGAGCTGGAACACATTCGGGCGCGTGCTGCGCTTTACCACTTGGGGAGAGAGTCACGGGCCGGGTCTTGGCGCGGTGCTGGACGGCTGCCCGCCGGGATTGTCGCTGACCACGAAAGACATCCAGCCCTTCATGGACGCGCGCAAGCCGGGTCAAAACAAGTTCACGACCCAGCGCAAGGAAGCCGATCTGGTCAAGATTCTGTCGGGTGTGTTCGAGGACACGACGACCGGTACGCCGATCCATCTGATGATCGAAAACACCGATCAGCGCTCGAAAGACTATTCGGAGATCGCGAAGTCCTATCGCCCGGGCCATGCCGACTACACCTATGACGCGAAATACGGCATCCGCGACTATCGCGGCGGCGGGCGCTCAAGCGCGCGCGAGACGGCAGCGCGGGTGGCGGCAGGCGCAGTCGCGCGGCTGATCATCCCCGAGGTAAAGATCACTGCCTATGTCTGCGAGCTCGGCGGCGATGCAATCGACCGCGACGCGATCGACCTGAAACAGATCGACCAGAACCCGTTCTTCTGCCCCGACAGCTGGGCGGCAAAGCGCTGGGAAGAGAAAGTCGACAAGGCACGCAAGGATGGCTCGTCCTTAGGCGCTGTGGTCGAATGCGTTGCCGAAGGCGTACCCGCCGGATGGGGAGCGCCTGTCTATGGCAAGCTCGACAGCGATCTCGCCGCTGCAATGATGACGATCAACGCGACCAAGGGCGTGGAAATCGGCGACGGGTTCGAAGCTGCACGGCTGACCGGCGAGCAGAACGCCGATGCGATGACACCGGGCGAGGATGGCAAGCCAATCTATGCCTCGAACCATGCTGGCGGAACAGCGGGCGGTATCTCAACCGGCCAGCCAGTGGTGTGCCGCGTCGCATTCAAGCCGACCTCTTCAATCCTGACTCCGGTGGACTCCATGACATCGGACGGCGAAGCGACGCAGGTCCGCACCAAAGGCCGTCATGACCCCTGCGTTGGCATCCGCGGCACGCCCGTAGTCGAGGCCATGATGGCGCTGGTATTGGCGGATCACAAACTGCTGCACCGCGCTCAAGTAGCGAAGCGGTAG
- a CDS encoding BLUF domain-containing protein, whose protein sequence is MKQLIYRSQPFGFDNSMLAGILMQARRNNPRNGITGALICRQDMYIQLIEGPNDAIDGLFARISGDDRHTNVQVMLSEEVVERMFPDWAMLDDAFPSMTWSPEEIAGGALEDATTAAKREVFQHVANRAGERATGSD, encoded by the coding sequence ATGAAGCAGCTGATCTATCGCTCGCAACCGTTCGGGTTCGACAATTCCATGCTCGCTGGGATTCTAATGCAGGCCCGGCGCAACAATCCTCGCAACGGCATCACCGGGGCGCTGATATGTAGGCAGGATATGTACATTCAGCTGATCGAAGGCCCCAACGACGCCATCGATGGCTTGTTTGCCCGTATCAGCGGCGATGACCGGCATACCAATGTGCAGGTCATGTTGTCAGAAGAGGTCGTGGAGCGGATGTTTCCCGATTGGGCGATGCTCGACGACGCGTTTCCCTCGATGACCTGGTCGCCGGAGGAAATCGCTGGCGGTGCGTTAGAAGACGCGACCACCGCCGCCAAGCGCGAAGTGTTTCAGCATGTGGCGAACAGGGCGGGCGAGCGCGCAACGGGCAGTGATTGA
- a CDS encoding SDR family NAD(P)-dependent oxidoreductase, with translation MTMNILITGATDGIGFETAKLLRAQGHDLLLHGRSEEKLDHVRAALEAIHADGRVATYRADLSDLADTAEFAREVLAQEEALDVLINNAGVFRMANPKTDEGLDARFAVNTIAPYILARALAPLLGAEGRIVNLSSAAQSPVTNGALEGRQRLTDNAAYSQSKLALTMWSRQLAEEWGDTGPSVVAVNPGSFLASKMVKEAYGMQGNDLSIGANILTLAATAPEFGRAASGRYFDNDSGNFGDPHPDALDPEKNAAVVARIKTVLQTLNL, from the coding sequence ATGACAATGAACATTCTCATCACCGGCGCGACTGACGGCATCGGTTTCGAAACTGCCAAGCTGCTGCGTGCGCAAGGGCATGATCTGCTCCTTCATGGCCGCAGCGAGGAAAAGCTGGACCATGTTCGCGCTGCCCTGGAAGCGATCCATGCAGACGGCCGCGTTGCCACCTATCGCGCCGATCTTTCGGATCTGGCGGATACAGCCGAGTTCGCCCGCGAAGTGCTGGCCCAAGAAGAAGCGCTTGATGTGCTCATCAACAATGCCGGGGTCTTTCGCATGGCCAACCCGAAGACCGATGAGGGGCTGGATGCGCGCTTCGCAGTCAATACGATTGCACCCTACATCCTAGCGCGTGCCCTCGCGCCGCTGCTGGGTGCCGAAGGGCGGATCGTCAATCTGTCCTCGGCCGCGCAGTCACCCGTCACCAATGGTGCGCTGGAAGGCCGCCAGAGGCTGACGGACAATGCGGCTTACTCACAAAGCAAGCTCGCGCTGACCATGTGGAGCCGCCAGCTTGCTGAGGAGTGGGGCGATACCGGGCCGAGTGTTGTGGCGGTCAATCCCGGGTCATTTCTCGCCAGCAAGATGGTGAAGGAAGCTTACGGCATGCAAGGCAATGACCTTTCTATCGGGGCGAACATTCTGACGCTCGCCGCGACCGCGCCGGAGTTTGGGCGCGCGGCCTCGGGCCGGTACTTCGACAATGACAGCGGAAACTTTGGCGATCCGCACCCGGACGCGCTCGATCCGGAGAAAAACGCTGCTGTGGTCGCGCGTATCAAGACCGTGCTCCAAACGCTGAACCTTTAG
- a CDS encoding NAD(P)/FAD-dependent oxidoreductase has product MHPIAPIDAGDRKTQIVVVGGGAGGLELVRKLGAKYGRKKHDIILVDQNLSHIWKPLLHEVAAGSLDANLDEVGYRGHCYRWGYRFFQGSLASIDREAKTITLAPVLDKDGSELISDHVIRYDILVLAVGSVSNDFGVPGVSEHCIYLDARDQADRFRTKLLNHCLRVSRAMSADPTADERVRIAIVGGGATGVELAAELYNAAGALRHYGLEVFDESRLDVTLLEAGPRILPALPEKLSDAARQELATLGVEVKTETQVIKAERGRLFTQRGEEIRADLMVWAAGVKGADFLAELGLETNPRNQIVVTDTLQSVTDEDIFALGDCCSYIPEGGQSPIPPRAQAAHQMADTVFTNIKRKQKGKRLKPFVYTDNGSLISLSRFSTVGSLMGNLVGGAMAVEGRMARFIYTSLYRMHLLAIHGWIKGIGLMIIGRVNRIVRPKLKLH; this is encoded by the coding sequence ATGCACCCTATTGCCCCAATCGATGCGGGGGATCGCAAGACACAGATCGTTGTCGTCGGCGGCGGCGCGGGCGGTCTGGAGCTGGTGCGGAAACTGGGTGCGAAATACGGGCGCAAAAAGCACGACATCATTCTGGTCGACCAGAACCTCAGCCATATCTGGAAGCCATTGCTGCACGAGGTTGCGGCGGGGTCGCTCGACGCCAATCTCGATGAGGTCGGCTATCGCGGCCACTGTTACCGCTGGGGTTACCGTTTCTTCCAGGGTTCACTGGCGAGCATTGACCGCGAGGCCAAGACCATCACCCTTGCGCCGGTGCTCGACAAGGATGGCAGTGAGCTGATCTCCGATCACGTGATCCGCTATGACATTCTGGTGCTGGCGGTTGGTTCGGTGTCGAACGATTTCGGTGTACCCGGCGTCAGCGAGCACTGCATCTATCTTGATGCGCGCGACCAGGCCGACCGGTTCCGCACCAAGCTGCTCAATCACTGCCTGCGCGTCAGCCGCGCGATGAGCGCCGATCCCACAGCAGACGAGCGGGTGCGGATCGCGATTGTCGGCGGCGGAGCTACCGGTGTTGAGCTTGCAGCCGAGTTGTACAATGCAGCTGGCGCGCTGCGGCACTACGGTCTTGAGGTGTTCGACGAAAGCCGACTGGACGTGACCTTGCTCGAAGCCGGTCCGCGCATTCTCCCCGCCCTGCCCGAAAAGCTCTCCGATGCAGCGCGACAGGAGCTTGCGACGCTCGGCGTGGAAGTGAAAACCGAAACGCAGGTGATCAAGGCCGAGCGCGGGCGCTTGTTCACCCAGCGCGGTGAAGAGATCCGGGCCGATCTGATGGTCTGGGCAGCGGGCGTGAAAGGCGCGGATTTTCTCGCCGAGCTTGGCCTGGAAACCAATCCGCGCAATCAGATTGTTGTCACCGACACACTGCAAAGTGTGACCGACGAAGACATCTTCGCGCTGGGCGATTGCTGTTCGTACATTCCCGAAGGCGGGCAATCGCCAATCCCGCCCCGCGCGCAGGCCGCGCACCAGATGGCGGACACCGTCTTCACCAACATCAAGCGCAAGCAAAAGGGCAAACGGCTCAAACCCTTCGTCTACACCGATAACGGCTCGCTGATTTCGCTCAGCCGTTTCTCAACCGTGGGTAGCCTGATGGGCAATCTAGTCGGCGGAGCGATGGCGGTGGAGGGGCGTATGGCGCGGTTCATCTACACCTCGCTCTATCGCATGCATTTGCTGGCAATCCACGGCTGGATCAAGGGTATCGGTCTGATGATCATTGGCCGGGTGAATCGGATCGTTAGGCCAAAGTTGAAACTGCACTGA
- the ahpC gene encoding alkyl hydroperoxide reductase subunit C: protein MGIIGSTIQPFKATAFKAGEDFFDVTEADIAGKWAVFFFYPADFTFVCPTELEDMGEKYDMLQSMGVEVYAVSTDTHFSHKAWHDSSDKIGKLQFPFLGDQMHTLSNQFGVLREGVGLADRATFVVDPDGVIQIMEITCEGVGRNANELTRKIKAAQYVRANPGQVCPAAWEEGSDTLAPSLDLVGKI from the coding sequence ATGGGTATCATCGGTTCAACCATTCAGCCGTTCAAAGCCACTGCATTCAAGGCGGGCGAAGATTTCTTCGACGTCACCGAAGCCGACATTGCCGGCAAGTGGGCAGTGTTCTTCTTCTATCCGGCCGACTTCACCTTCGTCTGCCCGACGGAGCTCGAAGACATGGGCGAAAAGTACGACATGCTTCAGAGCATGGGCGTGGAAGTCTATGCCGTCAGCACCGACACGCATTTCAGCCACAAGGCATGGCACGACAGCTCCGACAAGATCGGCAAGCTGCAGTTCCCGTTCCTTGGCGACCAGATGCACACGCTCTCCAACCAGTTTGGCGTGCTGCGTGAAGGCGTCGGCCTCGCTGACCGCGCAACCTTCGTCGTCGATCCCGATGGCGTCATCCAGATCATGGAAATCACGTGCGAAGGTGTGGGCCGCAACGCCAACGAACTGACGCGCAAGATCAAGGCTGCACAATATGTGCGTGCCAACCCTGGTCAGGTCTGCCCAGCGGCGTGGGAAGAAGGCAGCGACACGCTGGCTCCTTCGCTCGACCTCGTCGGCAAAATCTAA
- the ahpF gene encoding alkyl hydroperoxide reductase subunit F has protein sequence MLDTNMQTQLKQYLANLREPIELVASLDESEKSAQTRELLTEIAALHDMVSASFDGTDTRKPSFIIRRASDADKWVRFAGLPMGHEFTSLVLALLWAGGHPPKVDADLIEQVRALEGDYEFEMYFSLSCHNCPDVVQALTLMAFENTHITATLIEGGAFQTEVEDRGVLAVPATFLNGESFYNGKMELAEILSKLDSGADEKAAEKISAKDPFEVLVIGGGPAGAASAIYTARKGFRTGIAAERFGGQLQDTLGIENLPGTSYTEGPKLSDDLKKQVIDNEIDLIDLARATQLKPASEAGGMHEVTFANGAVLKARSLILSTGARWRNLGVPGEAEYRNKGVAYCPHCDGPLFKGKRIAVIGGGNSGVEAAIDLAKIVGHVTLIEYDEKLRADEVLQRKLRSMRNVEIVTSGQTTEILGDGTRCNGLVLKDRMSGDERRIELEGVFVQIGLVPNTEWLADTGLELSQYGEIVVDEHGATNLPGIYAAGDATTVPDKQIVVAMGQGATAGLGAFDYLIRNEPVEDIAQAA, from the coding sequence ATGCTCGACACAAACATGCAGACCCAGCTCAAACAATATCTCGCCAATCTGCGCGAGCCGATCGAGCTTGTTGCGTCTTTGGATGAGAGCGAGAAGTCGGCGCAGACCCGCGAGCTGCTGACCGAGATTGCGGCGCTGCACGACATGGTGAGCGCGAGCTTCGACGGCACCGATACGCGCAAGCCGAGCTTCATCATTCGCCGCGCGAGCGATGCGGATAAGTGGGTGCGCTTTGCGGGCCTGCCGATGGGTCACGAGTTTACATCGCTTGTACTCGCGCTGCTGTGGGCCGGTGGTCATCCGCCGAAAGTCGACGCCGACCTGATCGAACAGGTCCGCGCGCTCGAAGGCGACTACGAGTTTGAGATGTATTTCTCGCTGAGCTGTCACAATTGCCCCGACGTGGTGCAGGCGCTGACACTGATGGCGTTTGAAAACACGCATATCACTGCCACGCTTATCGAAGGCGGCGCCTTTCAGACTGAGGTCGAAGATCGCGGCGTGCTCGCAGTCCCGGCGACCTTCCTCAACGGTGAAAGCTTCTACAACGGCAAGATGGAACTCGCTGAGATCCTGTCGAAGCTCGATAGCGGCGCAGACGAAAAGGCGGCTGAGAAGATCAGTGCCAAGGATCCGTTTGAAGTGCTGGTGATCGGCGGCGGTCCTGCTGGCGCGGCATCGGCAATCTACACCGCGCGCAAGGGCTTCCGCACCGGCATCGCCGCCGAACGGTTCGGCGGGCAATTGCAGGATACGCTCGGGATCGAAAACCTTCCCGGCACCAGCTATACTGAGGGACCGAAGCTGTCCGACGATCTGAAAAAGCAGGTCATCGACAACGAAATCGACCTGATTGACCTGGCGCGTGCGACCCAGCTCAAGCCCGCGAGCGAAGCGGGCGGAATGCACGAAGTGACCTTTGCCAACGGCGCGGTGCTCAAGGCGCGCTCCCTGATCCTGTCGACCGGCGCACGCTGGCGCAATCTCGGCGTTCCGGGCGAGGCGGAGTACCGCAATAAGGGCGTGGCCTACTGCCCGCACTGCGACGGCCCGCTGTTCAAGGGTAAGCGTATCGCCGTGATCGGCGGAGGCAATTCCGGCGTCGAGGCGGCAATCGACCTGGCTAAAATCGTCGGACATGTGACGCTGATCGAATATGACGAAAAGCTGCGCGCCGACGAAGTGCTGCAACGCAAACTCCGTTCTATGCGAAATGTCGAAATCGTGACCAGCGGTCAGACCACCGAAATCCTCGGGGATGGCACGCGCTGTAACGGCCTCGTTCTCAAGGATCGCATGAGCGGTGACGAGCGCCGGATCGAACTCGAAGGCGTGTTCGTTCAGATCGGGCTTGTGCCGAACACCGAATGGCTCGCCGATACCGGTCTCGAACTGTCGCAATATGGCGAAATCGTCGTCGACGAGCACGGCGCAACCAATCTGCCGGGCATTTATGCGGCGGGTGATGCGACCACGGTTCCTGACAAGCAAATCGTAGTGGCGATGGGTCAAGGCGCAACGGCAGGACTTGGCGCGTTCGACTATCTCATCCGGAACGAGCCGGTCGAAGATATTGCGCAGGCCGCGTAA